One window of Actinomycetes bacterium genomic DNA carries:
- the galE gene encoding UDP-glucose 4-epimerase GalE: MTVTTGDNGPCWLLTGGAGYIGAHIVRAFGEHRLRVVVLDDLSAGIRNNVPADVPFVEARLQDEDAVRSTIREHGVTGVLQLAAKKAVGESVENPVLYWDENVGGFARLLDVCTQEGVERYLFSSSAAVFGNPPVEFVTEETPAAPMSPYGETKLVGEWMLRDLATANPKVRWSALRYFNVAGTASPELADRSVANLVPMTFERLTGGSKPQLFGDDYDTRDGSCIRDYIHVVDLADAHAAAAARIDEGPLGEVYNVGRGEGVSVKEVFDTVRAVTGMDFEVDVVGRRAGDPAAYFADASKIRDQLGWTAGLDLTEMVTSAWDGWQKTH, from the coding sequence ATGACCGTCACTACAGGCGACAACGGCCCGTGCTGGCTGCTCACCGGCGGCGCCGGCTACATCGGCGCCCACATCGTGCGGGCCTTCGGCGAGCACCGCCTGCGCGTCGTGGTGCTCGACGACCTCTCCGCCGGCATCCGGAACAACGTGCCGGCCGACGTGCCCTTCGTCGAGGCCAGGCTGCAGGACGAGGACGCCGTCCGCTCCACGATCCGCGAGCACGGCGTCACCGGGGTGCTGCAGCTCGCCGCCAAGAAGGCGGTCGGCGAGTCGGTCGAGAACCCGGTCCTCTACTGGGACGAGAACGTCGGCGGCTTCGCCCGGTTGCTCGACGTCTGCACCCAGGAGGGCGTCGAGCGTTACCTGTTCTCCTCGAGCGCGGCCGTCTTCGGCAACCCGCCGGTGGAGTTCGTCACCGAGGAGACCCCGGCCGCGCCGATGAGCCCCTACGGCGAGACCAAGCTGGTCGGCGAGTGGATGCTGCGCGACCTGGCGACCGCGAACCCGAAGGTCCGCTGGTCCGCCCTGCGCTACTTCAACGTGGCCGGTACCGCCTCCCCCGAGCTGGCCGACCGCAGCGTCGCCAACCTGGTGCCGATGACCTTCGAGCGGCTGACCGGCGGCAGCAAGCCGCAGCTCTTCGGCGACGACTACGACACCCGCGACGGGTCCTGCATCCGCGACTACATCCACGTCGTCGACCTGGCCGACGCCCACGCCGCCGCCGCTGCGCGAATCGACGAGGGACCGCTGGGGGAGGTCTACAACGTCGGCCGTGGCGAGGGCGTCTCCGTCAAGGAGGTCTTCGACACCGTCCGCGCGGTGACCGGGATGGACTTCGAGGTCGACGTGGTCGGCCGACGGGCCGGCGACCCGGCGGCGTACTTCGCCGACGCCTCGAAGATCCGCGACCAACTCGGCTGGACCGCCGGGCTGGACCTGACCGAGATGGTCACCAGCGCATGGGACGGCTGGCAGAAGACCCACTGA